GaggtctgttccattgtcctactgttcttgcatttaggaagtttttcctgagattaaTCTGCTATGCtgcagtttgaacccattgcttcctgtcctgcTCTCTGTGCAAGAGAGAACAaaatttctccttttttttttcaatcttccatgtatttgaaaaagcagcaaagaatcctgtggcaccttatagaccattatcatgtccccccttaatctcctcttttccaaacaaaacataatcaattccttcagcctttcctcatatgGCTCGCCTCTAGATCCTCCGGATCCTTTCCagttctctacatcctttctatacgtTGGTgatcaaaattggacacagtcTCCAGCCGAGGCCTAACCAGAGCGGAGGAGAGCTGGactatcacctcccgtgacttgcatgatatgcctctgttaatgcaacctaaaattgcatttgctttttttgaaacaacatcacattgctgacccatgttgaggttgtgatcaaccacaactcccagatctttctcagcagtgctgctgccaagctattcatcccccattctgtacttgtgcatttggtttttcttccttaAGTGAAAGCATGTGTAAGGGTGATATATGGCCAGCTATTTTCAGAAACCCAGTAGTTTGCAGCATATATTGAATATTAATAAAGGTGTGGTGTAAGTACATTATAACAGGCTATCACCTTGGACAGGTATGTCCCAAAACTGTAAGCTGATATGATTGTTCATGATGTCAAATATTTTACAGAAAGGATCATTAGACTTAAAAGAAAGTTTCAGTTATACAAGTCATGCTGTACAAGTCCCATGGGGCATTATTAGCTATAAAGCTTTGGAGACACAAAATGAACCAAGTGGGAGAAAGGTTGAAGTGGGATCATATTAAAAAGTGTGAAGACCAAATGCAAATATGATGCAGCATTTACACTTTGTAAATCGAAGGAGAAGCTCATTATACAAAGGTAGATCAAACGCACCTGCTCAACACTTCAGGTAACTGCATGTCTCTTCAATGAGAAAATCCCGTTTCTGCAGAAAGAGGAGAGACAAGAACCTCAGCTAACAAACCTATGTCCTAGTGGCCAGGCCCTGAGAAATAAGAGCTCATTGCTTAAAGCTTGGGCTGTGCTGTGCTTACAGGTGAGCACCATTTTCCTGACTATATTCGTATACCACCACCAAACTGAGGGATGAATGTGCTTTGTGAATAGTAGATGGACAAGgtggtgagataatatcttttatgcACTAACTCCTGTTGATGGAGGAGAGAAGCTTTtttgctacacagagctcttcttcaggtgaatATTAGCAGTTTTAGCCTCACCTTCCCAACACAGTGCCAGTCAGCATTCATAGCACCATTTCACAGAAATGGAGCGTGAGATCCATGTCTTGTGACAGGTCCTCAGTTGTGGATCTGCCCCACTGAAACAAATGGAGCTAccttgatttacatcagctgagaatctggctcaacATGTGCCCAATGGGGTGGCAAATGCTGATAGTCTTACCAGCCCAGATGACCCATGCCAGATTGTTTCTAGACTCTGAGTTCAAGGACAGCATCTCCCCGCTCCTTTCTCCCCATGCCTTTCTTGTTCTTATATTATCATCTCACAATCAGtatggagtggggtggggtcacTCCCCTGTTAGTGTTGCACATGAGCCCGGTTTTGCCCCTTCCTAAGATCCACCCTCCAAAGAGCTGTATTTTATTACTGCTACATATTCCACATCAGGAAACAGAAAAGGTGCTGCCAGTCCCTGAGCACGTCACCATCACCAACACAGGAACGAAGGGAGAATTTACTCCACTTCATCATTTACAATGTAAACTGATCTCTTGTGAGGGGATGAAATTTGTTCCTTTTCCTACAGGGCATTGAAATGTTGAATATACCAGGATATAtgttgtgacattattgacacaAAGTGCGACTGTATAGACCATTGTTGCAACTAAGATTCTGTAGtagcaccaaatcttgtacaaggGAGAttaagtaaggtgtctatgaggaggttatgatttgctggttatgattatgctaccTGTTTGCATGTGTCATGTTTATATTTAAAGTTAttagtattggctctgtactgtctgtatttcaaacttgtgctatgatTCTGGGTGACACCTCACACAATTTGCATCATCCTGGCCTGCTTGAtgacccattaaggaccatcagctatacaactgacccattcaGAGAAGGCAGATACAGCTTGTGACTCAGAAAGGCATACAGGGAAATGCCTATGGatagaactctaaggtttttccatgccatgtgctgggtaGCTTGTATTTGAGACAAAGGAAGCACAAGCCACATATCAAAAGGTTTATAAAAGGCAGgctcatcatctccattttgtcttcattcctgcttcttacctctggaagaactttgctacaaactgaagctctgaacggAGGAATGAATGTcgcatccaagctgtggatgtactacagagacttgatttgaatctgcagtttattccatcactgctaaaATCCTGAACCacgaactttgccattactgtatgtaattgattccacttaaccaattttagctctcatctatatttctttcttttttatgaataaacctttagattttagattctaaaggattggcaacagtgtgatttgtgggtaagatctgatatgtatattgacctgggtcaggggcttggtcctttggggtcaGGAGAACCTTTCTTCTTTTACTGggatattggttttcataaccagtcATCACCATAAGGAGTGATGCTGGTGGGGAAACAGGAGTATCTAAGGGAATTCCTTTTTTGACTTATGGATCGCCAGTgaggtaaaaccaaagtcctctctgtttggctagTTTGCCGTGCCTTAATAGTAAAGGAACTCCAGttttgggctgtaactgccctgctcaaagcaatcttatcctgaattgatactctcagtagtgtcccgcCAGAGGCTGCATCGTTCCATATAGATTAATTTCCATTAATTCTAACAAGAGATCAGTGTATTTGGACACTAGACTGCAATGAAAAATCTGAGTCTAAGATTTTAGTTGATGTACATATTGGTTTTGACTCCTAAGACCTGGCATGATTCTGGCTATTGACAGAAGTGAAATACAGAACTTAAGCATCATTGTTAAGCTCTGGTATGTCTTGGGATGGGATATGATAGATAGCCAAGTTCTAATATGACAGATCAGAACAATTGTCTACCAGAGAAATAGGCTGTTATATTTGTCATTGCTCTGATATGGCAGAGGGAGGTCTACATGGGTACCAATGTTCTGTCCTCGGACTGAAACTACTGACACTTTGCTCTGAAGTCTACATTTAGCCTTTAGGAAGGGAATATTCTAAATATTTTTGGTATTCATTCACGAGATTTGATTAACATTTCATGCTACATTCTTCCAATTCAATTGCTCACCTTGGTTTTTTTTGTTCCTAGACTCAACCCATGGCAGGCACAGATTGGAGAAACCAAACAACCGTCACAGAATTTATCCTTCTGGGATTCAGGGATCTCGCTAAGCAGAAAATTCTTCTCTTTCTAATGTTCCTAGTGATCTATATTGCAACCGTGGCTTGGAACACTCTCATTGTGGTGCTTGTTGTgactgatcagcaccttcacacccccatgtacttcttcctgggcaaCTTGTCCTACTTGGAGATCTGCTACACCTCCACCATCCTACCCAGGTTACTGGCCAGTCTGCTGACTGGGGACAAAACCATCTCAGTCGGCGGCTGCATCACGCAACTGTATTTCTCTGGCTATCTGGCAGCTACGGAATGCTGTCTCCTAACAGcaatgtcttatgatcggtatcTAGCGATATGTAAACCTCTGCACTATTCAACTCTTATGAATAACAGGTTTTGCATCCAGTTGGCTACTGGGTCATGGTTAAGTGGTTGTTTGGCTATTACAATCCTTATCTCATTCCTATCACAGTTAGTATTCTGTGGCCcgaatgaaattgaccatttctatTGTGATCCCGTCCCACTGATAGaactctcctgcagtgacacaCACCTGAGCATATTGGGGGATTTCATAATAGTCTCCGTATTCACCCTGCCTCCATTCCTACTAACCCTGACCTCCTATGTGTGTATCATCGCCACCATCCTGAAAATCCCTTCCAGCACCGGGagacaaaaggccttttccacgtGCTCCTCTCACCTCACTGTGGTGACAATTTTCTATAACACCATAATCATTGTCCACATACTACCGAAACGTAATACACTCAGAGATCTAAAGACAGTGCTCTCTCTTTGCTTCACGGTCCTAactcccctgataaacccccttatctacagcctgagaaacagagaggtcaaggaagCCTTGAGCAAAGCAGTCAGTAAATGTGTCTTTCACAAAAACATGCAGAGACTATGAGATAATAATTTAGCTTGAGGTTTTGAAAGCTGCCTGAGTGATTGAAGCAATAAGCCTGTGATGcactgtacctcaaagtagcccCCTGCAACTTCTATATTCATCTTTTGTATTTGGTTGTGATATTTTATAAAAaacatgccttgtgaggtatcatatgtaaggtcatgatctgctgaaacttaTTCTTCTGTTACAATATGTATATCATCATTGTATATGGCAGTATGAGATTTTGTTATGTGGTTATTATTGAAATATGTTGGGAGTCTGGGAGCcacccactgttagttctccagtGACAACAAAGGAGCTGGCCCACACCTAGGTGGGTGTTAAACGATCATCAGCAGCCATTGACCAGCAGGggaattgtaaacaagagattcACAATTCTATAAGACAGTTGtgcaagcaccacacaatgggaATTGCTGAACTCTGTGATTCAGCAAggcccaccaggacatgtctgggctaGTTTTTTTCCAGGGACATGAATTGAGAGTAAAAAATAAGGGACAGTGGCATCATGAGACCAACTCTTTCTTCCCCCACCTATTCTGGAGGCAACAAGAAagctgggaagacaaagactttgaactggagaGGTTCATCCGAGGCTGAGAGGGGAAttcagcctgtgtattaagaactgtaaccTGCCTGTGACATTCAGTGtggtgagaaaagctgtttgaaTCAAGTATTACTAAGTCTGataaagtttaggatttagaatgcgtttttaatgtttttttttcttaggCATAAAAGTCAGAGATAGTTACCCAACACTTGGATCACTTAATctatctttgtgtagttaataaacttattttaatgtttaatcTTAACCGGTGAGTTTGTCtaagtgcttggggaatctgctcagattaCAAGGGCTGGTGCATGTCCGCTCTCGTTTGATGAACAGCCAGGTGCCAGCAATGACCTCTGGACACTTcaccaaaaatagctttataCCTCTTATCTGAACTAAACCTGGCTTTGACAAGCTCCAGCAAAGCAACAGCACCAGGCTCACAGACTCACAAGCCAGGGACGCTGGGACTGTACAGACCCAGCTAGGAATTGGCTAGGGGACCCGTAGAACGGAGGCCATTTCTGGGGCCAGGTCTGTCAAACGATCACTGATGAGGGACTCTGCATGTGGCCCTGCAGAGCACCAGCTGCGCTGCTGCCACCAACTGCATAGAACAGTTCAAAGGGAGGAGACCTGTTACAATGATTGTCTCCAAAACTCACTGCAATGAGTGCATGTCCCGAGAGGGCTCGTTCTCAGAACACGGTGTCAAGCCAGCCCCATGgttttatgttatgaatcctgcttgcagcgttttcccaagttaatgccAGGTTACTTTCCCCCTTTTTATTAAAactttcttttctacactcagacactgtgcttgtgagagggggaCTGTTGCCTCTAGAGGTGCCCAAGGGGTAATGTGTAATTGtctcaggttactgggtgggagcTCGAGCCCGTTTTGTGTTGTATTATTGGAAAGGAACccttagatattgaacctggcccctGTTGCTGCTGACTCCAACTGGAAGAAGGGTTATATAAGGAATCACTTTGGGCAATGTTCACAACTAAGATTTGGAGACACAAAGTTAGTCAGCTGAATGACAGGTTGAAGTGGGACCCTTTTTAGAAAGGTCACACACCATcaccataaaaacaaacaaaccaatcaGCCCCCAAATGGGGTGAGAATAATGTTTTCCCAATCAATTTGGCAACCaaactaataataaataaatcaagtGGTTTGTTGCCAAAAAGCTGAAACAATAATTTTATTTGGGTTCATCTGAGAAAACTTGGGTTAAAAAAATGAGAACTTCATGTTTGTATATGAATTTCTCAAAAGCAGGTGTATGGAGATTTGTGTGATGCAGAAATGGAACGGATCTATAGACAATAGAAATATATTGTATGGAGACAATATCAAAATAATTTAAGGAAATGTGTGTTGGAGGGATGGGGGACTGCCCTCTAGTGGAtggaaatagatcctgtcaaatttGCCAGAACTCAGATACTGGTCTGTGCTTTGAAGAGAATGATCCCAGATTTACCTATGCTCTTTTCATAGGAACATgggaactgccagactggatcagacactAGGTCCATCTAGTCTAATATCCTGTCTGACAGAGGCCATAACCAGATGTTTAAGAAGAAGGTGGAAGAATCCCATAGGAGGTAgaggtgggataatctgccccccatATAGTTCTCAACTTGGTCTCTGTTACTTAGAGATTGGctcaagccctgaagcatgaggtttaatatcccttccagaaGCTTGATTTCCATTAATTATGATAGCTCTGGACATTACCGATATCCATGTAAATATCCAATCCCTGACATTCCATATgttatctctctcctgccatccctcTCCACCCACTGAAACACAGAAGCTAatgacaccattccttacccatcctggctaaaagtcattaatgcacttaacctctatgaatttatccagttctcttttaaatcctgttatcatagaatatcagggttggaagggacctcaggaggtcatctagtccaaccccctgctcaaagcaggaccaattcccaacaaaatcatcccagccagggtttgtcaagcctaaccttaaaaacctctaaggaaggagattccaccaccttcctaggtaacccattccagtgcatagtcctagccttcacaacctcctcaggcaaagagttccatacgttgactgtgcgctgtgtgaagaacttccttttatttgttttaaacctgctgcccatcaatttcatttggtggcccctagttcttatattatgggaacaactacataacttttccttattcactttctccacatcactcatgattttatatacctctatcataatcCGATTAGTCTCCtcctttccaaactgaaaagtcctaacctctttaatctctcctcatacaggacccattccaaactccgaatcattttagttgcccttctctgaaccttttctaatgaaagtatatcttttttgagatgaggagaccacatcagTACACAGTactcgagatgtgggtgtaccatcgatttatataagggcaataagatattatccatcttattctctatcccctttttaatgattcctaacatcctgtttgcttttttgattgtcactgcacactgtgtggatgtcttcagagaactatccatgatgactccaagatctttttcctgattagttgtagctaaattagtcctCATCATGTTTTATGTATAtttggttattttttttccaatgtgcgttactttacatttagccacattaaatttcatttgccatttttttgcataatcacttagttttgtgagagctttttgaaattcttcacagtctgcttttgtcttaactatcttgagcagtttagtatcatctacaaacttttccacctcactttttacccctttctccagatcatttataaataagttgaataggactggtcctaggactgacctttggggaacaccactagttacccctctccattctgagaatttaccatttattcctaccctttgttccctgtcttttaaccagttctcattCCATgcaaggaccttccctcttatcccataacaatgtaatttacgtaagagcctttttGTGAgggacttgtcaaaggctttttggaaatcttgtccacatatttgttgaccccttcaaagaacgctaatagattagtaaaacatgatttacctttacagaaatcatgttgacttttgcccaactatttatgtttttctatgtatctgacaattttattctttactgctGTTTCGACTAATGTGCCCAGtattgacgttagacttactggtctgtaattgctggtaTCCCTCTatagccctttttaaatattggcattacattagctatcttccagtcattgagtACAGAAGCCCATTTAAAGGACAGGtgacaaaccatagttaatagttctgcaacttctcatttgagttctttcagaacttttgggtgaatgccatctggtcccggtgacttattactgttaagtttatcaattaattccaaaacctcctctagtgacacctcaatctgtgacaattcctcagatttatcacctacaaaagccggctcaggtttgggaatctccctaacatcctcagccttTAAGActaaagcaaagaattcattgagtttctccacaatgactttattgtctttaagtgctccttttgtatcttgatcgtttaggggcctcactggttgtttagcaggcttcctgcttctgatgtacttaaaaaaacatgttgttattaccttttgaattTTTGGCTCAAACAGTGATGCTTTGAAGTTTAATAATAACCATGACATGCCCACAGGTTAGTTACCTTAGAAAAACCCCTGTGCAGTGTCTCGATACTTAGTGCTGCTTTTCACACCTCAGATATTTCAATTAGGATGCAAGTTCGAATACATTCTCCCGCCGCATCTCTCTTGAGTCAGTAAGACCAAGGATTGAGGAGACTAGTTAGGAAGCCTCCAAATATCCAGGTTCCATTCTGTAACCAGGaaagggctcaaaaaagaactgaATTTAAAAAGGACACATTTATGGAAAACCACTTCCAAACTGTCATCTCGACAATCTCCCTGGCACTTTTGCAGGTACAGTTTTGAGAACTCCTCAGTGCCGCTTGGGATGAACATTGGCCAAAATCAAAAGAGATCAGGAAACCTAAGAAGTTTACTTTAAAACAGGATTACCCCAAAAAGTTGGCACCGTGCATCACCCCAGTAGCCTCAGGGCTGAGAAGACAGGACATTTCCTTTCCCATTTCAAACTATTTATTTTCTGTTCCTTTGGGAGAGGCAGGAACCTCTCAGAAATGAGAACCCAACACACAGAATGGTCAGGCAATCCATACAGCACATACTGGTTATGACAATGGATCTATACGAAAGTTATTGCAATAGTTATTAGGATACAGACCAGAGGGCTGTTGCATCAAAACTATGTAAATACATGATGCAATACCTTTAGAAAGAAGCACAGCAACACTCATCAGAGAGGTCATACAGAGAAGTATCCTGCCTTGCCCAGCTCCCACTCACTGGTGAAGACCAGCCTTCACCCTCAGTGTCCTAGACTGAAAGTATTGTGTGGGGGGAAAGGTCCTTGCACACTAGTCTTCCTCCTGGCTTATGGTCTGAGATCCCTAAAAGAGGGAAGACCCTGCGTGTTGTCTTTggccacctctgttccaggattTGTGTATATAGTGTAAACAAATGAGTTACACTAAGAGGCCACATCACTGGATTCTCCTCCAGTGGGAAACTGTGACGGTCTGTGTGATTTTccagggtacaacctggaactatgagacctgctctgccccctgaACACACAGTAGCCTGGGGTGTCTGTCACATTGCTCTGCTAGTGACAAGAAGCAAactcctccaggtgctgttatcactcagtccAGCAGCAGGTGGAGCCCCTGactcagctagattgcatgaatactcccacagccactcatgaatctcACAGATAAAGACACCAAATGGATCCCACCAGATCCCTCCAGttcccagccttgtacctcagggATATACCACCTTGGACAGAACAGTGCCAATTTATTAATTGATTCTCCACTTACTTCCAGGGAAAGTAGACATGCACAGCCTTTGCCACCTGAGTagatttaccaaacacttcagacAAACTCTCTGCTGAGGATAAAcataaaagatagattttaagtgattataagtgatagccaAAAAGTTCAGTtaagttacaaaaagaaataacagcaaaatgcattctaagctcaTCTTAACACTCTCAAGACCCTTacaacttagatgcttctcaccacaggctggctatTTGCCCTTAAGCCAGGCTCTTCTCTTTCA
The Mauremys reevesii isolate NIE-2019 linkage group 15, ASM1616193v1, whole genome shotgun sequence DNA segment above includes these coding regions:
- the LOC120383193 gene encoding olfactory receptor 6N1-like, with amino-acid sequence MAGTDWRNQTTVTEFILLGFRDLAKQKILLFLMFLVIYIATVAWNTLIVVLVVTDQHLHTPMYFFLGNLSYLEICYTSTILPRLLASLLTGDKTISVGGCITQLYFSGYLAATECCLLTAMSYDRYLAICKPLHYSTLMNNRFCIQLATGSWLSGCLAITILISFLSQLVFCGPNEIDHFYCDPVPLIELSCSDTHLSILGDFIIVSVFTLPPFLLTLTSYVCIIATILKIPSSTGRQKAFSTCSSHLTVVTIFYNTIIIVHILPKRNTLRDLKTVLSLCFTVLTPLINPLIY